Genomic segment of Clostridium sp. Marseille-P299:
GGGTGTTTTAACGTGGCTTAACGGTAGCTTGGGCAATAAAAGTTGGTTACAAGTTAAAATGATGCTCATATATACAGTGGTTGGCCTTGTTCTAGCGATACCACTAAGTAAAAGTTGCAATATATTAGCACTTGGTGATAAAAATACGAAAAGCCTTGGATTTAATCCAAATGTATTACGCATTGTAATATCAATGGTTGCAGTATTTTTAGCAGGAATCTCTACAGCATATGTTGGTATCATTGGATTTATCGGATTAGTTGTTCCACATATCTCAAGAATGCTAATTGGATCTGATCATAAAATTTTGATTCCTTTTTCTGCATTGTTTGGATCTTTAGTACTATTAATAGCCGATACGTTAGGACGTACATTATCCGCACCCTATGAGATTCCAGTGGGTATCATCATGACTGTAATTGGAGGTCCGTTCTTTTTATACCTTCTAAGAAAGGATAGTGGAAATTATGGAAATTAAGAATATAGATTTTACCTATAATAACAATCCTTTTATCGTTGATTTAACAGCTGAAATTGAAAAAGGTAAAATAACAACAATTATAGGACCAAATGGCTCTGGTAAATCAACACTACTTAGTCTTTTAGTAAAACAAAATCAACCAGTCGCTGGAACGATTCTATTAGATGGACAAAGTCTTAATACAATGTCTACAAAAGAGCTTGCGAAAAAGATGGCTATTGTTTATCAGCAAAATCAAGCACCAGGTGATTTTACAGTGGAACGTCTTGTACGTTTTGGCCGTGCTCCATACCAAAGTTTCTTTAAGAATACCGATGATGAGGAAGAAGAAGTCGTTGCATGGGCACTTAAAGTGACAAGACTTGAAGCTATGAAAGACAAGAAAGTCAGTGAGCTATCTGGTGGTGAAAGACAAAGAGCTTGGATAGCAATGTCACTTGCTCAGAAAACAGATATTTTATTTTTGGATGAGCCTACGACCTATCTAGATATTTATTTTCAATATGAGATTTTAAGTCTAGTAAAAGAGTTAAATGAAAAATATCATATGACGATTGTAATGGTTTTACACGATATCAACCAAGCAATACAATTTAGCGATAACATTATCATAATGAAGCGTGGGAAAATCATTTATAAAGGAAATGTAGTAGATGGAATAACCCAGCAGCGGTTAAAAGAAGTTTATGGGATAACCGCTGATATAAGATGGTGTGAAGATAATGGGTGTCCATATATAGTTCCACTAATGGAACGCAAGCACGCATGAAAATAACTAATCATATATGTTTGAGAGTCACGTGATTAAATTCATATAATGACGATTTAATGAAGACTCATTAGGAAATGATTCATTAATATTTATTGATAATTTAGGAATGATCCAATTAATGATATATTGATATTCATTTAATTATAAAAAAACATAAAGAACATGGTTGATTGAAAAATAAAAAGAGAGGAAGCCACAAAATTAATTAGTCAACCCATCAAAAAGTGGCAACAACACATCATTCAAAGTGTTGTTAGGAATAGAAGAATGAAAGTATTAGTAACATATTCAAGTAGAACAAGAAACACAAAATCATTAGCAGAAGGTATCTTTGAAGGACTTCCTATGGAAGATAAGGTTTTATTACCTATAAAAGAAGTAACTAGCCTTTCTGAGTATGATATAGTTTTAGTCGGCTACTGGGTAGATAAGTCAGGCCCAAATGAAGAAGCAAAAAATTTCTTAACTACGATTAAAGATAAAAAAGTAGGTTTATTTGCAACACTTGCTTATTGGCCAGACACGGAACATGCTTGGACTTCCCTTGCAAATGGTGAAGCACTCGTTAAAGATAATAATACAGTGATTGCAAAATATATCTGCCAAGGAAAGCTTAGCGATAAGATTATTGAAATGTTTGAAAAATTACCTGCAGATAATCCACATGCAGTGAATGAAGAGAAACGTAAGCGTTATGAAATTGCGAAAAGACATCCAAGTAAAGCGGATATTTTATCTGCAGCAGAATTATTTAGAGAAAGGTTAGAGCTTTATGTTTCAAACGAGAATTAGAACGCACCATAGTGCAATGTCAGAAGGCAATAAACACTTAATCGGGCCTAAAAAGGTAATTGAATCGTTAAATACATATAATACGAATGCGGATGGAAAAGCAGTTATTTACATTCATGTACCTTTTTGTAGCAAAATCTGCAGCTTTTGTAATATGCGAAGAAGTTTACAAAAGCCCATTGAAACCTATGCAGACCTTATTGTAAAAGAAATTGAACAATATGCTACACTTCCTTATGTAAAGAGTACCGTGTTTGATGCTGTATACTTTGGTGGAGGTACTCCGACGACCTTACCTACAAATGATTTAAGAAAAATTTTAAAAGCTCTAAAAAAACATCTCTCCTTTACTCTAGATGCAGAATTCACAATTGAAACAACGGTAACAGAACTAACCGATGAAAAAATGCAGGCATTAATAGAAGAAGGTGTGACGCGTTTTTCCGTTGGTATTCAAACATTTAATGATAATGGAAGAGCACAAATGGGCAGAGTTGGCAATGGATTAACTGCTTATGAAAAATTAAAGCGTTTAAAAGAGTATGAAAACATTACTGTAAGTATGGATTTGATTTATAATTATAAAGATCAAACCCTCGATGATTTATATGAAGACTTAAATCGCATTATTGATTTGGATTTGAATGGATTTTCAATGTATTCTCTAATTAATATGAGAGAAACTAAGATTGATCAAGCACAAAGTCAAGAAAACGATGAAAAGATGTTTCATGCAATCAGCGAATATATGGAAAAGGCGGGTTATCATTTTCTTGAACTTACAAAGATGGTTAAGAATGATAAATATAAATATATCATGAATCGCCATCAAGGAGCAGATACACTTCCGTTAGGAGCTGGCGCTGGTGGTTCAATGAATGGTCTTGCCATGATGAATCCTATTAGTTTATCCGAATATGAAGAAAGCATTTTAGCATTTGATTCAAAGTCTGGAATGCAGTTTAAAGAAAGTTATAAAGAAGTAGTCAAGTTCAAAGGTGACATTCAAACAATACATCTACCAAAAAATGAAACTTTATATAAGGACAAAGATGAGTATCAAAAAGTATTAAATTTATTACTTGAAAATGAAATGGTAGTGAAAAAAGACGATGGATATCAACTAACAACGAAGGGTATTTTTTGGGGGAATTCAATTTCACGAGAATTATCTGAGTTAATTTAATGTGTAACATTCATTAATATATTAAAAACGCACATTTCTCATTTAAAATAGTTATAGTCAAGGGTATAAATATAAAAATGACAATAAGAAAAAACTAATTAAAATAAGCGATAAAGCATAGACTTTATCGCTTATTTTAATTTACACTACGACAAATAGGATTCTATTTTACAACCTACTTGTTCAATTCCTTGCCGAATACTATTTTCATCTGTTAATTTATTATTATAGCCTACCTCAATCGTTCCTCTACCTAAATCAACATTTACCATTTTAATACCTTCGATTTTGTCTAGCACATTTTTCACTTGTGTTTTTGTCTGTGAATTTTGTAAGCCGTTAACTTCATAATGAACTTTATTCATAGAGCCCTCCTTATAAATAAATATCATGTGAATTTACTTACATTATTGCAGCATCATACCATTTTACAATTCCAGTATTCTTCGACATATAAATCCTTTCTTTCATACGAATGATAAGAGATACTTAATTGTAACAAATAGCATATACTTATTATCTGCATATAAAAAGTTTTCAGTATGGTAATAATAATACGAAAAGGATATGCAATATTTACTGCATTAGATCAATAAAGACATCAACGACATTACTCTTGTTAGTTATTAGATAAAAAACCTCGAACTCTTTTTTATGGATACATTCAGTATGAGAAAACATCTTATGCCCGAAGTAAGTTATATATTTTTCAGATGTATTAAATCTTGATACATCGATAGTATATTGAATAATGCTACCATCAAATTGTAAAATCGACGTTGTTGCTTTACTGTCAATTTCAAATTTTGTTATTCTAATTTTATCTAAAATTCCCTTTTCAAAATTTTCAATAAAATTAATGAAACGCTCCGTATTGTAGGAGTTCAATTGATCATGAATTATGTCATTATTGCGAAGGGCTATATCAATTGTATAATTGATAGGTAATAATGATAATTCATTTTCAAGTGAATAATCGTTAATATAATTTTCCATTTTTAAAATTCAATTCATTTTTTATTAGCATATTCATTGATCATTACTTTATGACAAGCAAGTAATGCTTGATTTTCATTAAATTAGAAACCAATGCTTGAAATGTTAATGAGTCCATAGTAAAATATGGTAATATAAAATGACAAATATAGGAAAAACTTTCTGCTATCATTTGTAGACTAGCGTTTGGAGGAATTAATGAATTACACATTAAAAGAAAATATAAAGAGACAGACTATTGAAGCATATGATACGGAAAACAATTTGGTAGGAGAAGCGTTACTTTCACCATTTTTCCCGTCTGATTTATATGACAATCCGAGATTAAATATCTATTTTAACATTGAAGTTAAAGATATTGAAAATAAGGATGATATAAAAAATCAATTATTTGATGAGATAATGAAACGTTCAAAAGAATTAAAATTAGAATATAATGGCCATGATGTGAAAGTATATCATTGTTGTTTTCCAGATAATATTGAAAATATAGAATATTATTCCGCAAAACCTGGATTTCAACACGACGAAGGTATGTACATAATTAAGAAAGATATTTCAGAAGAGAATTTTAACATTCCTGATACAAATGATGTGGTAGAACTTACACAATTTAAAGGTATAACACACTCTAAAGATATGACACAAATTGGAGATATGACACAAAATAATAGTGGTGTAAATTATATAAAATTAAATTTTCAAACAGAAGATGAGATGTTGCAGTTAATTCAAGAACAACATAAAGTCTTTAAAAATGGTTATTCCATTGAGGATTTAAAGGAAATCAAAGAAACAAAGCAATGGTTTAGTATAGCTGCAAAACATAATGGATTTTTAGTTGGAAATGTTATTATGATTGTAAAAGAAGATGAAAATAACAATAAGTACGGTTGGGTGGATGATTTTTTTGTTTCTAAAGAATTTCGTAAAAATGGGATAGGTAAAAATTTGCTTCTTAGAGCATTGAAAGAGCTCAAATCATTACATGTTTTTGAATCAAGACTAGAAGTATGGAGTTCTAATGTTAGAGCGATGTCTTTATACCAAAGCCTTGGATATCGATTTTATAAAGAAACTGAGTGTGCAATTGGTATGTTTCTTTAGATGTTTTATCAACCACTGACCGATAAAGTTCGAATCTTACGTGATAGTATTTTATGCGTAAAATGCTATACTTTTACGTATAAAATACATTGGAGGAATTTATGTCGTCAATCAAACTAAGAATAGCAGAACTAAGGAAGTTTTATGGAATAGGTCAACGTGAACTTGCAGATGCTGTCGGTGTTACTTATCAATCTGTTAGTAAGTGGGAAACTAATATTTGTATGCCAGATATTTATTTATTACCAGTGATTGCGGATTATTTTAAAGTTACGGTAGATGAGTTATTAGGGTTAAAACCAATAAAATATCTAGAAACAAATACAGTTAAAACAGATTCCTTAGATTACTGGAAGACTAAGCTTGATTATTTAAAACGTTCTCGAAGTTCCTTTTGGAATATGGACTATTTTCAAATTTTAATTGAAAAAGTATGGAATATCACTGAAGCCGTAGATATTATCGATTATGGTTGTGGGTTTGGTTATTTGGGTAGTATTTTATTACCTTTCTTACCACATGGAAGTACATATACTGGAATTGACATTAATGAAGCTTTTCTAGAAGAGGCTAAGAATTATTTTAATGAAACTGAATTTCAAACCGAATTTATTCTTGAGGATTTATATACCTATCAGCCTAAGAAGAAATATGATATTGCGATTTGCCAAGCTGTTCTAAGATATTTTAGTAATCCAAAAGAGATTTTAAGTAAAATGAAGAATTCTGTTAAATCTGACGGTCTAGTGATATGTTTTGAAGTATGTAGAGAACTTGAATCCGACGGCTTTTATATAGACGGTATTGATTATGATTACTTATGCGCTAGAAATGGTTTTCAAAAGATGTGGAAAGAAGAATTGAAAGATTTTGGCGGGATTATGCAATCGGAATGCGTATTCCTTTTATGATGAATGAGATTGGGTTAAAAAATGTTGATGTAAGAATGAATGATAAAGTAAACTTTGTTACTCCAATATCGAATAATTATGATGAATGCTTACAAAATTTTCAGCAATCCAATGGATGGAACAATATTATTAATGATGAAGAATATGAATCAAAGATATCCTTTTTTATAGGAAAAGGATTAGATCGAGGAGAGGCAGAAGCTTATGTTAGAAAACAGAATGCAATTACAAATCATTTAAAGGCTAATAAAGATAATGCAAAATTTCTTCAATTTAGAGGATTTCTAATTTCTTATGGTACGAAATAAATGATTTTTAAATTAGAAAAGGAAGAACCAGCATCTCAAAGGATAGTATAGGAAATAAAAGTTTAGCAAAAAACTAGGAAATAATGATAAAACTTATATATGATAACTTGAGTAATGACAAATGTATAAATAGATAATGCACAAAAGTTATGGAGATAGGTATGAGACGTAAATGTAATGGATTTAATGAAAGCTTAGAAAATCAAATTAGGCTTTTACATGTAATATTAAAGGAAAACAAGGTATTATATAATGTTTTGGAACAGGCATCTCACTTAGAACTAAAGAATTATTATATTGGTGGGGGATGTATCTGTCAAACTATTTGGAATTATCAAAATGGAAATGATTTAATGTATGGAATATCAGATTTTGATATCGTTTATTTTGATAATTCAGATCTTTCCTATGAAGCTGAAGATAAGGTGATAAAAAGAACAATGAACTCGTTGATTCAAAAAATTAATACCTCGGTGATACAAAAAGTGAACACTTTGCCTATGCAAAAAACGAACGACTTAACGATTCAAAATCTACATACCATACCTCAATCTAGTCAAGTACATATTGATGTCAAAAATCAGGCCAGAGTACATCTTTGGTATGAAGAACGTTTTGGTATTTCAATTAATCCTTATTTATCGGTTGAAGACGCTATCAATACTTGGCCAACGACAGCTTCCGCAGTCGGAGTTAGATTAGAGAATAATAATCTAATCGTATATGCCCCATTTGGTTTAAATGATATGTTTGGTCAAATCATTAGAGCGAATAAAAGCTTGATTACACAAAGTACATATGATGAAAAATGTAAAAAGTGGAAAAGTAAATGGGATACTTTGGAGGTTATTGGTTGGTAATTCATTTCGGAAATTACATAATGATGATTTGATAATATAACTTAGCAAATTTTATTGGAATATTTTTTAAATATCTTTGAGCATTTTACTTAATAATAGGAAAATCATATAACAAGAGTAAATTAAAAAAGGACTTATGTCATTTAAAATGACATAGGTCCAATGAATATTAACGGGTTTAATAAAGACTTTTATTAATAAACTAATATTAATCGTATAACCACAAGCCATCAAAAACATCTTGACCATCATATTCTTTACCATTAATAATTACATGTAAACCATTTATTTCAACCCATCCTGCATAATACACGTCATTTCCCTTAATATAAATCCAATTATTATCATCGGACGCTACAATAGTAGCAACGCTATCTTTACTTAAAGTAGAGGATGTTGCACGATTTGATTGCGAGTTTAGCAAAGGCACATCAAGTAATAATTTCACACTTGTTCCAACCGCATAAAGTTCATTAGGCATATAAATAATAGTTGGTAAATTTTCATTATTATTATTATTATTATTATTATTATAGCTGGACTCAGTAATATAGAATTTTTTAGGGTGATACCAGGTTTGTAGTGTATTCGCACGCTCATACGATTGAAATAAACCATAGCCAAGAGATTTTAAACTTGCTACAAGACCACCAACTTTTCCCACTTCATTTATTTCATTGTCTTTGTAATATAAAATAGTAGTCATAGGATCATCACTAGGGCCATATTCATCAATTAACACTTGAAGTGAAGCTTGAGATGTAGTTAGTGCAGAGATATAAACCTTACCTGTGGGCCTAGTTATTTCAGTTACACAAGTGACATCCCCAATTTTTACTTCACAATCCTCTATATAATTCATATCATTTTTTATAAACCTAAATTCTATGGGTTCCTTCTTTCCGTCTAAATTAAAATCATATGAATCTCCACTTTGTATTTCAACTAATTCACTATTGTATGCTCTTTTTTCTAAATCCTCAAAATCAGGACTAAATGGTGTATTAATTATTGATTCAGTTGGTGAATTTACTCCGATGAGCGTACTTACTGAAGTACTATCAGATGCATCATCGTTTTTCTTACATGATGATAAAACTAGGAGCAGGCAGGCAAAAAACAAAGACTTTAGGGTTCTCTTAGTTAAAAACATAAATAACATCCTTTCAATAAAAAATAATGTAAATATATGTAATTTTGTTTTACCCCTATTTAATGTCAATTGATTGTCAATATTATAACATTCGTATTAAATTGCACAAAAATAACCTAATATTTTATCCCTTCACATATCTTGTAACCACTTACATAATGTGCTAATATCAAGTTAACAGGATGTATAAAATACTAGTTTAATTTATAGCGAATATATGAAAAGGAGGGTTGGGGTTTACAA
This window contains:
- a CDS encoding GNAT family N-acetyltransferase; this translates as MNYTLKENIKRQTIEAYDTENNLVGEALLSPFFPSDLYDNPRLNIYFNIEVKDIENKDDIKNQLFDEIMKRSKELKLEYNGHDVKVYHCCFPDNIENIEYYSAKPGFQHDEGMYIIKKDISEENFNIPDTNDVVELTQFKGITHSKDMTQIGDMTQNNSGVNYIKLNFQTEDEMLQLIQEQHKVFKNGYSIEDLKEIKETKQWFSIAAKHNGFLVGNVIMIVKEDENNNKYGWVDDFFVSKEFRKNGIGKNLLLRALKELKSLHVFESRLEVWSSNVRAMSLYQSLGYRFYKETECAIGMFL
- a CDS encoding ABC transporter ATP-binding protein translates to MEIKNIDFTYNNNPFIVDLTAEIEKGKITTIIGPNGSGKSTLLSLLVKQNQPVAGTILLDGQSLNTMSTKELAKKMAIVYQQNQAPGDFTVERLVRFGRAPYQSFFKNTDDEEEEVVAWALKVTRLEAMKDKKVSELSGGERQRAWIAMSLAQKTDILFLDEPTTYLDIYFQYEILSLVKELNEKYHMTIVMVLHDINQAIQFSDNIIIMKRGKIIYKGNVVDGITQQRLKEVYGITADIRWCEDNGCPYIVPLMERKHA
- a CDS encoding heavy-metal-associated domain-containing protein, whose product is MNKVHYEVNGLQNSQTKTQVKNVLDKIEGIKMVNVDLGRGTIEVGYNNKLTDENSIRQGIEQVGCKIESYLS
- a CDS encoding nucleotidyltransferase family protein → MRRKCNGFNESLENQIRLLHVILKENKVLYNVLEQASHLELKNYYIGGGCICQTIWNYQNGNDLMYGISDFDIVYFDNSDLSYEAEDKVIKRTMNSLIQKINTSVIQKVNTLPMQKTNDLTIQNLHTIPQSSQVHIDVKNQARVHLWYEERFGISINPYLSVEDAINTWPTTASAVGVRLENNNLIVYAPFGLNDMFGQIIRANKSLITQSTYDEKCKKWKSKWDTLEVIGW
- a CDS encoding DNA (cytosine-5-)-methyltransferase, which codes for MSSIKLRIAELRKFYGIGQRELADAVGVTYQSVSKWETNICMPDIYLLPVIADYFKVTVDELLGLKPIKYLETNTVKTDSLDYWKTKLDYLKRSRSSFWNMDYFQILIEKVWNITEAVDIIDYGCGFGYLGSILLPFLPHGSTYTGIDINEAFLEEAKNYFNETEFQTEFILEDLYTYQPKKKYDIAICQAVLRYFSNPKEILSKMKNSVKSDGLVICFEVCRELESDGFYIDGIDYDYLCARNGFQKMWKEELKDFGGIMQSECVFLL
- a CDS encoding coproporphyrinogen-III oxidase family protein; this encodes MFQTRIRTHHSAMSEGNKHLIGPKKVIESLNTYNTNADGKAVIYIHVPFCSKICSFCNMRRSLQKPIETYADLIVKEIEQYATLPYVKSTVFDAVYFGGGTPTTLPTNDLRKILKALKKHLSFTLDAEFTIETTVTELTDEKMQALIEEGVTRFSVGIQTFNDNGRAQMGRVGNGLTAYEKLKRLKEYENITVSMDLIYNYKDQTLDDLYEDLNRIIDLDLNGFSMYSLINMRETKIDQAQSQENDEKMFHAISEYMEKAGYHFLELTKMVKNDKYKYIMNRHQGADTLPLGAGAGGSMNGLAMMNPISLSEYEESILAFDSKSGMQFKESYKEVVKFKGDIQTIHLPKNETLYKDKDEYQKVLNLLLENEMVVKKDDGYQLTTKGIFWGNSISRELSELI
- a CDS encoding DUF4362 domain-containing protein; its protein translation is MENYINDYSLENELSLLPINYTIDIALRNNDIIHDQLNSYNTERFINFIENFEKGILDKIRITKFEIDSKATTSILQFDGSIIQYTIDVSRFNTSEKYITYFGHKMFSHTECIHKKEFEVFYLITNKSNVVDVFIDLMQ
- a CDS encoding flavodoxin family protein; the protein is MKVLVTYSSRTRNTKSLAEGIFEGLPMEDKVLLPIKEVTSLSEYDIVLVGYWVDKSGPNEEAKNFLTTIKDKKVGLFATLAYWPDTEHAWTSLANGEALVKDNNTVIAKYICQGKLSDKIIEMFEKLPADNPHAVNEEKRKRYEIAKRHPSKADILSAAELFRERLELYVSNEN